One window of Nicotiana tomentosiformis chromosome 11, ASM39032v3, whole genome shotgun sequence genomic DNA carries:
- the LOC138901465 gene encoding uncharacterized protein, which produces MKQLACKPKNASARELSSDILHRLRDEPEEEEDSELVSRVRSGSKLPQAMEVVEEAVVEVSEPGRVETILPRAREVKKETVIGTSRSEDSVPKEALGMIVLYGSPSFTNSMINEAQTLRGNLGEGAQGVADSFHHFFDGLDSTASEDVTELGDIPSSVLHHETFLRYREEFKCHKAETRELFEKKDAYKLLNTLANDPNSQVQKRLDQIGQLQVEVDTVNAEAEEWKKNMDRLASKKETAQLALAEAQLRTVKEKNLVQAKTIEGLQSHMNSVVSGEENMAKELEAAKSEVVVAKIEADDKVAQVKAVVEAIQELAKNMVKHARWQSRREALEGVHAQNFDILAEIENAKTYKAKAQKLAYPEEDSGGSEESGEFDGGEDPIGDDVAHDED; this is translated from the exons ATGAAGCAGCTGGCGTGCAAACCTAAGAATGCCAGCGCCCGAGAACTATCATCGGACATACTCCATCGGTTGagggatgagcccgaagaagaagaagattctgAATTGGTGTCTCGCGTGAGAAGCGGTTCCAAACTGCCTCAAGCCATGGAGGTCGTAGAGGAAGCAGTGGTTGAAGTCTCCGAGCCGGGGAGGGTCGAGACCATTTTGCCCCGAGCTAGGGAGGTCAAAAAAGAGACTGTGATTGGTACTTCTCGGTCAGAAGATAGTGTGCCTAAGGAGGCGCTTGGGATGATTGTTCTCTATGGGTCGCCTTCGTTTACCAATTCTATGATAAATGAGGCTCAGACGTTGAGAGGTAACCTCGGTGAAGGGGCCCAAGGAGTAGCCGATTCTTTCCACCATTTCTTCGATGGCCTGGATTCTACTGCTTCGGAGGATGTTACCGAGTTAGGAGACATACCG tcctcggtgcttcatcacgagacCTTTCTCCGATACCGGGAGGAGTTCAAGTGTCACAAGGCCGAGACTCGGGAGCTTTTTGAGAAGAAGGAtgcttacaagcttctta ACACGTTGGCTAATGACCCGAACTCACAGGTTCAAAAGAGGCTTGACCAGATCGGGCAGCTCCAGGTGGAGGTGGACACGGTGAATgctgaggccgaagaatggaagaaaaatatggatCGCCTGGCCTCGAAAAAGGAGACTGCACAGTTGGCTTTGGCTGAGGCTCAGCTTCGGACTGTAAAGGAGAAAAACTTGGTGCAAGCCAAAACGATCGAGGGGCTCCAATCTCATATGAACTCGGTTGTTTCTGGTGAAGAGAATATGGCCAAGGAGCTTGAGGCGGCCAAGTCAGAGGTTGTTGTGGCCAAGATCGAGGCCGATGATAAAGTGGCCCAAGTCAAGGCTGTTGTCGAGGCGATTCAGGAACTAGCTAAAAACATGGTGAAGCATGCGAGGTGGCAAtctcgaagggaggccctcgagggagtccatgctcagaaTTTTGACATATTGGCtgaaatcgagaatgccaagaCATACAAAGCCAAGGCCCAGAAGCTGGCTTATCCTGAGGAGGATTCCGGGGGGTCTGAAGAATCGGGTGAATTTGATGGTGGTGAAGACCCCATAGGCGATGATGTGGCCCACGATGAAGATTAG